Proteins found in one Coffea eugenioides isolate CCC68of chromosome 5, Ceug_1.0, whole genome shotgun sequence genomic segment:
- the LOC113770439 gene encoding transmembrane protein 256 homolog yields the protein MDPHLWHKVAAISGMAALGLGTYGSHVFKPKNPGYKEVWQTASLYHLVHTAALLAAPTTSRPNIFGGLLTTGILAFSGTCYAVAYLEDRKYATLAPFGGFAFIGAWASLLF from the exons ATGGATCCTCATCTTTGGCACAAGGTTGCTGCAATATCTG GAATGGCAGCACTTGGGTTGGGAACCTATGGTTCTCATGTCTTCAAGCCCAAAAATCCTGGTTACAAAGAg GTTTGGCAGACAGCATCATTATATCATTTGGTACACACTGCAGCCTTGCTTGCTGCTCCCACGACTAGCCGCCCTAACATT TTTGGAGGACTTTTGACGACTGGCATTCTGGCTTTCTCTGGGAC GTGTTATGCTGTTGCCTACCTTGAAGACAGAAAATATGCAACCTTAGCTCCTTTTGGTGGCTTTGCATTTATTGGTGCTTGGGCAAGCTTGCTGTTTTAG
- the LOC113770745 gene encoding uncharacterized protein LOC113770745, whose translation MESNIDEALTVKAYAEKRFVERDFAGARNCALKAQMLCPELEGIAQMVATFGVYTASEVKINGEFDFYAILGLNPSADKAKLKKQYRKMAVLLHPDKNKTVGADGAFKLVSEAWTVLSDSAKRNSYDHRRNYFAAHSAGVSGFDNYSKSSGSHQRLDTFWTVCTSCHVQYEYLRKYVNKKLSCKNCRGVFVAVETGVAPVNGSFPYCPWSFVPENGYASHGCGVTYMPTASAYCSGNGISGHHSGHGPGEYVSNVSFQWTSFTGHSAGVSDANGLSAVTEASHQVNGKVNRGKANGRHRMRNATGDVSLNSCTVYAEQPAPKVTRPYKKRKFDSGGNCASGISDSAKSVAEERLANANGSLKINAKPSTPSDTSLRRCSAAPAFDARQLLIDKARTVIRQKLEEIKLASAAAAAAQAEKKKKAEAEADKFSEAPKRVGLGLGHQSEPKKAGSLSITVPDSDFHDFDKDRAEECFKPKQIWALYDEEDGMPRLYCLIRQIISVKPFKIHISYLSSKTDSEFGPVNWLDSGFTKSCGNFRAYNAEVVEQVNIFSHLLSKEKAGRGGCIRIYPRSGDIWAVYRNWSPDWNKTTPPEVRHQYEMVEVLDDYSEDLGVCVTPLIKLGGFKTVYQKNTSKDAIRWIPRREMLRFSHQVPSCLLKGDSLNLPDGCWDLDPAATPDELLLGASEVQKEDRPTRIDIISDDIFLPQSSTWAEENPSQKDKCSAFRENDSQILCEVRSEEISSQAENIAIIPAEVHQAKTNVQA comes from the coding sequence ATGGAGTCAAACATAGACGAAGCGCTTACAGTGAAAGCATATGCCGAGAAGCGATTTGTGGAGAGGGACTTTGCAGGTGCGAGAAATTGTGCTTTGAAGGCTCAAATGCTCTGCCCTGAGTTAGAGGGTATAGCGCAAATGGTAGCGACATTTGGAGTTTATACTGCTTCAGAGGTGAAAATTAATGGGGAGTTTGATTTTTATGCTATTCTTGGATTGAATCCATCTGCAGACAAGGCTAAGTTGAAGAAACAATATAGAAAGATGGCTGTGTTGCTTCACCCTGATAAGAACAAAACTGTGGGTGCTGATGGAGCTTTCAAGCTTGTTTCTGAAGCATGGACGGTTTTGTCTGATAGTGCTAAAAGGAACTCTTATGATCACCGGAGAAACTACTTTGCTGCACATTCTGCTGGGGTAAGTGGTTTTGACAATTATTCCAAGTCTTCAGGTTCTCATCAGAGACTTGATACATTTTGGACTGTCTGCACCTCCTGTCATGTTCAGTATGAATATCTCCGGAAATATGTGAACAAGAAACTTTCCTGTAAGAACTGCCGAGGTGTTTTTGTTGCTGTTGAAACAGGAGTAGCTCCAGTTAATGGTTCTTTTCCATATTGTCCCTGGTCATTTGTCCCTGAAAACGGATATGCAAGTCATGGATGTGGGGTTACATACATGCCAACAGCTTCTGCATATTGTTCGGGCAATGGGATCTCAGGACATCATTCTGGACATGGGCCGGGGGAGTATGTCTCTAATGTTTCATTCCAGTGGACTTCCTTTACTGGACATTCTGCTGGAGTTTCAGATGCTAATGGATTGTCTGCTGTTACCGAAGCATCCCATCAGGTAAATGGAAAGGTAAACAGAGGAAAAGCTAATGGGCGACATCGTATGAGGAATGCTACAGGTGATGTTTCTTTGAATAGTTGTACAGTTTATGCTGAACAACCTGCACCCAAGGTTACTAGACCATACAAGAAGAGAAAGTTTGATTCGGGAGGCAATTGTGCCAGTGGCATCTCAGATTCTGCGAAAAGTGTTGCAGAAGAGAGACTGGCCAATGCAAATggaagtttgaaaattaatgCTAAGCCTTCAACTCCATCTGATACCTCATTAAGACGTTGTTCGGCAGCTCCTGCATTTGATGCACGACAATTGTTAATTGACAAGGCTAGAACAGTAATCCGTCAGAAACTGGAGGAAATTAAGTTGGCTTCAGCAGCGGCTGCTGCTGCACAGgctgagaaaaagaaaaaagcagaGGCTGAAGCAGATAAATTTAGTGAGGCACCTAAACGAGTAGGTTTGGGTTTGGGTCATCAATCAGAACCGAAGAAGGCTGGTTCACTGTCAATAACTGTTCCTGATTCAGACTTCCATGACTTCGACAAGGACAGAGCTGAAGAATGCTTTAAGCCAAAGCAGATATGGGCTCTATATGATGAAGAAGATGGTATGCCACGTTTATATTGTCTAATCCGCCAGATTATCTCTGTTAAGCCTTTTAAGATTCACATCAGTTACCTGAGCTCAAAAACTGATAGTGAATTTGGGCCTGTAAATTGGTTGGATTCTGGGTTTACAAAATCTTGTGGAAATTTTAGGGCATATAATGCTGAAGTTGTTGAGCAAGTTAACATTTTTTCCCATCTGCTGAGCAAGGAGAAGGCAGGTAGAGGAGGTTGCATTAGAATCTACCCTAGAAGTGGAGATATTTGGGCTGTTTATCGTAATTGGTCGCCTGATTGGAACAAAACAACTCCACCTGAAGTAAGACATCAGTATGAGATGGTAGAGGTGCTCGATGACTATTCTGAAGACCTTGGTGTCTGTGTGACTCCTTTAATTAAGCTGGGTGGATTCAAGACTGTGTACCAAAAAAATACAAGCAAGGATGCCATTAGGTGGATTCCTCGAAGGGAGATGTTACGGTTTTCGCACCAAGTGCCATCTTGTTTACTGAAAGGAGATTCCCTTAACTTGCCTGATGGCTGCTGGGATCTTGATCCTGCTGCGACTCCAGATGAGCTTCTTCTGGGAGCTAGTGAAGTGCAAAAGGAAGACAGGCCTACTCGGATTGACATAATTTCAGATGACATTTTTCTGCCTCAAAGCAGCACATGGGCTGAAGAAAATCCGAGTCAAAAAGACAAATGCTCTGCATTTCGAGAGAATGATTCCCAGATTTTGTGTGAAGTTCGGAGTGAGGAGATTTCTAGTCAAGCTGAAAACATAGCCATAATTCCAGCTGAGGTTCATCAAGCCAAGACCAATGTGCAGGCTTAG